The following DNA comes from Alienimonas californiensis.
TCGGCGGCATCTCGCCGGCGGCGATCAGTCGGTCGAACGTCCCCGGCACGTTAAACGGGCCGCTCTTCGTGACGAAATTATGCCCGTCCTGAAACACCATCAACGCGGCGGGCGTCTTCGGGTCGTATTGAGCCGGGACGTACACGCTGTAGCGCCGCAGCGTGCCGGGGTAGATCGCGGAGTCGGCGAACACGCCGTCCGTCACCTTCCCCTCGGGAACGGCGCCGGCCTCCTGATGAGGAGCGGGAGTCGGCCCGGCGGCGGGCAGCAGGGCGAGTGCCAGAACGGCGGACAGTGGAGCGGCAAGCATCTTCGGCCAAGGAAAGGGACGTGGGGCGAGCCGCCCAAGCGTACCGCCCGCTGCGTTCCCCCCGCCACCGCCCCCGCCTCCGCCGCCGGACACGCCGCGCTCCCCGCCCCCCGGCGGCGGACAGCCCCGGCCCGCGGCGGGGGAAATCACCGGGATCACCCCGGGGACGCCGCCAATCCGGACGGCTACGGTACGCCTTCGTCCCGCTCTCGATCTGCAAAGAACCCCCATGCGTTGGAAAGGTCGCCGCGAAAGCACGAACGTGGAGGACCGCCGCGGCATGCCCGGCAAGGGGATCGCCCTGGGCGGCGGCGGGATCGGGACGCTGCTGATTATCGGCCTCTATCTGCTGTTGGGGGGCAACCCGCAGCAACTCGCCCAAAACGCCCCGCAAGGCGGCGGGGCGGCCCGACCGGCGGGGGAGGACGACGAGACGAAGAACTTCGTGGAGGTCGTGCTCGCCAGTACCGAGGACGCCTGGGACGGCGAGTTCAAGCAGCATGCCGATCGGCCCTATCAAGCCCCCACGCTGACGCTGTTCTCCGCCGGCCAGCAGGTCCGGACCGGCTGCGGCGTCGCCGGCGCCGGCATCGGCCCGTTCTACTGCCCCGCCGATCGCAAAGTCTATTTATCGCCCTCGTTCTTCGAGCAGCTGCGAGACCAACTCAACGCCCCTGGCGACTTCGCCGCCGCGTACGTCATTGCCCATGAAGTCGGCCACCACGTACAAAATCTGCTGGGTTACAGCGAGCGGGTGAACCGCTCCCGCGGCGGCCCTCAGGAGAACGAAATGAGCGTCCGGCTGGAACTGCAGGCCGACTTTTTAGCGGGCGTGTGGGCCTATCACGCCCGCCAGGAGGAAGATTTCCTGGAGCCGGGCGACGTGGAGGAGGCTCTGAACGCCGCCAGCAAAATCGGCGACGACGCGCTCCAGAAACAGGCGACCGGCACGGTGAACCCGGAGAGCTTCACCCACGGCACCAGCGCCCAGCGGGTGCGGTGGTTCCGGCGGGGCTTTGAAACGGGCGACCTGAGCCTGATCGACGAGCCGTTCGAACTCCCCTACGAACGCCTGTAACCCCCGGCGCCCGCGGGCCCGCCAGCCGACTCCCGCGGCTTGCAGCGAACCGCCCGCCGCCGGAGACTGTCGGCGACGTCGGAGCGACGCGTGCCAACGCAACGCCCCACCCGGCCGGGTGGCGGAACGGCAGACGCAGCGGACTTAAAATCCGCCGGACCGGAAGGTCCGTACGGGTTCGAATCCCGTCCCGGCCACTGTTTTCGTAGTGCGAGAGGGGTTGACGGCGGAGAGGGAAAATCGGGGTGTCAGTGGAAATGTCAGTAGGTTTCGCCCCCGAAGCCGCGGACCGCGGTCAGCCCGCCCCCAGCCCGCGCACCGCGGCCGCAACGGCCTCCGCGGTCATCCCGGCGTCGGCCTCGGCGTAATAGGTCAGCGTCGTCTGGACCGCCGTGTGTCGGGCCAGCACGCGGAGTTGCTGGGGGAGGACGCGCTGCGACCAGCGGAAGCAGAAGCTCCGCCGCAGGTCGTGGGCCCGGGCCGGTTCGTCGCCCTTCACCTTCACCCCGCTGGCGGTTCCGATCGCCGCCACCGTGCGGCTGGTCCAGTCCGCGGACAGCCGGTCCGTGCCCTGCACCGGCGCTGGATTAAATACGAAGCCCCGGCGGTCCGCTTCCGGCGTCCCCTGTAGGAACGCGAGGAAGTCCGGGACGATCGGCGTAACGGTGTCCTTCCCGCCCTTCTGCATCCGCCCCGGGATCAGGAACGCCGGGAACGGCCCGCCCAGTCGCACGTGCGGCCCGTCGAGGTCGTCCCACGTCAAAGCCGTCGCCTCGCCCATCCGCAGCCCGCTGAGCCACAGGCCGCGGAGCAGGTGCCGCCAGGACGCCGCCCTGCTCTCCCCGACCACGTCGGGGACGGCGGCGAGCACCTTGGCGAACTCCGCGTCGGTGATCGGTCGCCCTTTCGCGGCGGCCTCGACTTTCGGCATCTCGATCGCCGGCGCCCGGTCGATCATCCCCTGGCGTTCCGCCCATCGCAGCAAGGCCTTCACGTGCCGCAGCTTCGAGGCCACGGTGGCGGGGGCCACGCCGCCGTCCCGCAGGCCGGCCTTGAGCCGCCCGATCGCCTCCGGGGTGATCTCCGTCAACAGCTTGGGTCGCAGATGCCGCTGCACGTCGCCGATGGCGGTGCGGTAGCTGTCGCGGGTCTTCTCCCGCTTGTCCGGCAGGAAGTCCCGCTCCGCCCGTGTGACCAGATCCGCCCAAGTCGCCCGGCCGGCGCCGGCGGCGCCGTCGTTCAGTTCTTTCTCCCATCGTCCTGCCCACCGCTCGGCGTCCCGCTTCACGCGGTGGCCGGTGGACTTCATCTTGGTCTTGCCGCTCAGCGGGTCGGTCCACTGCGCCTCGTAGTTCGTCCGGCCGTCCCGCTTGAACACCGTCACCCGGATCGGCTTGTCGATCATCTCGAAGACCTCCGAAGAAATGTGAGCGGGGCCGCCGGAGGCGGCCCCGCATGTTTATGGAATGGCGGACACCTGGGTGTCCGCGGGAACTGTCGCCGAGCGTCCGGTAGCAACCGGACGCCGGCGTCCGCATCAGTCCGCCGGCAGGGCCCGCACGATATACGCGCTGGGCCCGCGGCCCAGCCCGCCCTTCGACTTCACCTCAACCAGCCCGCGGGCCTCCAGCAGGGGCAGTTGCCGCCGCACGGTGCGGTCGGTGACGCCGCACCGCTCCGCGATCCACTTCTGCGAGGCCCGCGCCACGCCGTTGCGGGCGTCGCGGAACAGCACCAGCCAGATCATCACCTGCGTGTGCGACAGCTGTCGCATGGTCACGTCCACGAAGTTGTTGAACTCCGTGAATCGCGCCGCCGTCCGAGGCGAGGATCGCGATTTGGACGGCGGCGACTTCTTCCTCGGGGCGGAGTCCGACAAGGTCGTACTCCCCCCCGCCTCGCCGGGCGGCGGCAGTGGGGGGAGGGTATTGCTGCCGGAGAGGTCGAAGCTATTCGACATCGCACGGTCCCCCTTCGTCCGCATCCGAGGCCGGCTCCGCCACCTCGAACCGCTCCGCGAGACCGTCGACGTCGCCGAGCTCCACCGTCTTCGCCGTGGGGGCGTGCATGCCGACGCCCGGTGCACGGAACGACTGGTAGGCTCCCTCGAACCGCAGCGGGATGTCACGCGGCTCGCCGTTGCGGCTTTTCAAATGCTTGAGTACGCGGTCCGGGCTGCCGGGCTTGCCCGCGAGAATGAAGGCGTCGTCGGCCCCGTACTCGATCTCGCTGGATTCGCGGAAGCTCGCGAGGTTCAACCCGTCGTAGCTGCTGCCGCGGTCGTTCTTGGCCCGGGCCACCGCCGCGACCGCCACCACCGCCATGCCGGCGTCGGCGAACCGCCGCAGGTAGTCCATCGTCGCCGCCACCGACCCGCGGGAGTCGCCGTGGGTGCCCGGCGGGCGGATCCGCTGGAGGTAGTCCAGCACCACGACGCCGGCGTCCTCGGCGTCCACGCTGCGGGCGATGTTCTCCAAGTCGAACGGCGGGCGCAGGAACGCCGTGCGGTTGACGACGTCCTCGAGAACGGGCCGGACCGCCTCGATCCGCTCACCGTGCTGCTCGTCGAAGACGCGGCCCCGCACGGTGCCGAGATCCACGCCGCTGATGCGGGCCAACTGGCGGTCCAGCAGGGCGGACGGGGGCATCTCCACGTTGGCGATCAGCAGGCGAAGGTTCGGGTCGATCCGCAGAGCGTCCGTCATCAATTGCGAGACCAACGCGGTCTTGCCGGCCCCCGGGCCGCCCCCGAAGAGGGTGACCACGCCGGGGCCGACGTTAACCCCCTCGAACCCTTGACCGAGTTCGAACTGCGGGGGCGGACTGCCGGAGTCCAACTCCTCCCGCCACGCGGCGAAGGCGTCGGCCCCCGCCGTGTAACGGGCGTCCGGCGGGGGGGCGAACTCGGACTCGGACGATCGATAATGCGACATCTTTTTTACTCTTTTGGGTTAAGACCGTCCGCACTGCGGCGGGACGATCGGGAGAGCGCGCTGCGGAGCACCGAGCGCACCTCTTGCGGCGGCAACCCGCACGCGACGGCGGCGGGCGTGAGAACGGCAGTGATTAGGTCGTCTAAGGTCATGTATCCGGCGAGATCTGCGGCGGCGGCGGCGAGCCGAACTTCACGTTCCTCGCGGACGATTTCGTGCCGGAAAAACGCCCCCGTCGCCGGTGCGAGGGGCACGTCGCCCCTCTTCGCCGCGACGGCGTCAGTCACGGCGTCGGTAACTGCGGCTCGAACCCGTCCGGGACGTATGCCCGCCCGCTCCGCCGGCTCGCGGAGTAAGCCGTGGACGAGCGACGCGAGGTCATCGAAGTCCGCGAAGTTCCTCGCGGCGGAATACAGCCGGTTGTTGCGCTCGCCGATCGCCGCGCCCTCCGACAGGAAGTCTTCAGTGCTGCGGGTGAGCCGTCCGTTCTCGGAGCCGCCGGTCGCGTGCCGCCTCCCGAAGACGGGCAGCAGCAGCCCGGACGCGGCTTCGCAGTAGTCGGCGACGGCCAAGGGGTGAGGTCCCACAGCAGGCGGAACGACGGACGGGCGAGGGAATCGAGCGAGAGCCCGAAAATGGTCGGGACCGCCGCGGAGTAGCGTGTCGATGTCCAACGGCACTTTGTGCAGGTCTGTGGCGGGATGCCGGCTGTTCGGGGCTCGAAACAGTCGTGACGGCTCGTAAATGCTCGTATCAATCGCCACCCCGTGCGGCTCGGCGAGCGCCTTCGCCAGTCGACGAAAGGTCGCCGGGAGTCCGGGAGAAGGCGCGGCGTCGAACACGTCGGCCGGCACGCAAACGTGAAAGCCTTTCCGCCCGCTGAAGAAGACCAGCAACTCGTCGTCCAGCCCGTACCGGGCGGCGACGTACGCCGCCAGCCGACCGGCGTCGAACGCGGCGACGGCGAGGTCGGGACGATCGATGTCGATGGGCAGGTACGCGGCCCCGACGTCGCCGTCGAACCCGGCGGTCGATTTAGTCTCGGCGAGGTGGTCGAGGAATTCGTCCCCGAAGGCGAACGCCGAGAGGTAGCCCTCCGCCTCCGGGGACGAAGCCGCGTCCGCCGCCATATAGGCGGAGAACGCGGTCTCGAACCGGACCGGCCGCCGTCGGCCCCATTTGGGACCGACGACGTGAAATCCGTGAGGCGACATTAGGACTCGCCGCTCTCGTCCGCGGCGTCGTCCTTCGCCTTCTTCTCCTCCGCCGAGGCGGGCTTCTTGGTCTTCCCGCCCTTCTTGGCGATGGACCGCTTGCTCTCGTCCTCGTCGCGCTTCGGCGGGAACGGGTTCAGGCTCGCGTCGACCGGGCCGAGGACCGTCACCTTGTCGACCTCGTTGTACTCCGTGCCGCTGTCGCTCTCCCGGAGGGAGACGTTCAGCCGGCAGCGGACCACTTCGGGGGCGGCTTCCAGTTCGGCGGCCGTCTTGACGCAGATCTTCGCCAACCCGGCCTTCGAGTACGGGAGGGCGGGGCCGGAGAGGTAGTAATCCTTATACAGCCGGCGGCCCTTGTGCGGGCCCTCCGCGATCTCGAACACCGTCTTGTAGCTCGGCGTCTTGGTCCGCGGGTGCTGGGCGAGCCCGCCGTCGACGAGGTCGGCGATGTATTCGTCGGCCTCGACCGGCGTGTACTCGGGGGCCGCTTCGGCGGCATCGAAGTCGGCGGCGAAGTCCCGCCGGTCTCCGAAGATGTCGGAGAGTTTGCTCTTCTTGGCGTTGTCGTAGGGGCGCATGGGAACGTTCAGGTTTGGTGTTGGGTGAGGAAGCAAATGAAGTCGGCGCCGAGTACGAAGCCGCGGTTACCGACGTAGCGGACCTTCAGGCCGCTCTTGCGGGCGGTTCGCATCGCGTACTCGCCGAGCCCAGTGCGGGCCCTGAATTCGGCGAGCGGGTAGAGCACGTCGCTCTCGATCGCCGTCGGCGGCACGTCGTCGCGAGGCTTGGGGTATCGGGTGGCTGCGGGCATGAACGGACCTCGCGGTCTTTAAACGGGGGAGGTGAGGGGTTGGGCACCGGGCGGGCCGCGGTTGGCCCGCGGTCGCCGTCGGCCCCCACTTTGCGGGTTCCGCCCGCCCCGAAGACCCCTCCGCCCCCCGCCCAACGCCCTTATGTCCGGCGTTGGCCGGTGTTGGCCGCTCCCGACCCGCCGACGGCGGGCCGCACTCTTCCCCGGGCGCCTCCAGCCCAAGCTCCGACGCGGCAGGCCTTAACGCTCCCCGCCCCCGGGCGGCTTCCCCGCCCCACGGCGGGCCCGCTCCTCGCACCACTGAACCGCCGCGTCGAAAGCGGCCCGATTGAAGTCCGGGTGTTCTTCCAGTTCCGCCGGGTCGAACCTGTACCTATTGAAGCTGCCGGCCTTCTCGACCTCGAACCGAGGGAGCCGCCCCTCTTTTCTCCAGCGACGCAGCGTCCTGTCCGTCAGTGACAGAATGTTCTTGACCTGCGCGGTGTCGAACCACGGCGTCCAGCTCGGCCCTCGGGCGGGCGGGCGGGCCTCGTTCCGGCGCTCGTTGCCGATGCGGAACAGGAGTGACTGGAGTGCCGAGCAGGCGTCCGCGGTCATCCGGATGAGATCGTCGAACGCCAAGTACCACCAGTCCGCCAAATCATGCCGGGCACTCTTCCCTGCATCTAGCGGGTCGAAAAAGCACTCCTCCGTGCCCCACCTTGAGTGATGTCCGTCCTTCTCATATTCGTCCAAATTGCTGAGCCGATAGAGCCAGCGCGGCGATTGTTTAAATGCGTGGTCATCCGGGAGGTTTAGCGACAGGTGAACTACGGCCGGCAGCCACAGTTTGAGCGGCTCCGGGGGTCCGCCCCCGTCCCCGGCCAGGATTTCGTCGGAGCCGTCAGGGAACAGCCGCTGATGCACCTCGGCCGGTGCCGCGGCGAGGTGTTCCCCCGCCCGGCGGAGCAGAGCGAGGTGTGCCCGGACCTTCGATTCCGTCTCCGCGAGCGCGTCACTGGCACCGCCCCGGTGCCCCGGCAGCCGGACCGCCGCGGAGAAGTCGAAGCTCCAGTCACTCGATTCGCCAGTGCCCCACCCGGCCAGAGCGCGACTGACGGTCGAAATGTGTCCCTGCGGCCCCAAGGAATCCCCGAGTGGCCCGTCCCCCGGGTCCTCGGCCGGGTTCAGCCACGCAGTCGCCGGCCGGCCGTCGAATATCCCGGTGGTCAGAATCTGGTGGACTTCCTCGGGACTGGGCAATGGATAGGGGGCGGCCGACGCTTGCCGGAACGGCGGGACCGCCTGCATATATAACACCGGCAGCGGTTCGCCACCGAGCTGCCGCCCGGCCTCGCGGCGGATCAGCTCCAACTGCAGGGCGAGCCGTCGTGTGCCCCTGCCGAGTAGGTCGTCGGCGGGTCCGCGGCTCACCGTACCACCCCGCTAAGCGAACCCGCCGCCGTCCGGGCGATGAGATGCTCCGCAGAGTTCGCACCGGCGGCGCGGGCTTTGCCGCCGGCGATTTTTCCCTTTCTGCGGTCGCGGCGGGGGGCATCGGGTAGCCCGGCCGTCGATTTCGTTTCGGTTACGCAGGACAGCCCGGCGCGGCCGGCGACACCCGGCCGCAGGCCAGCTGACTTTGAGCTGCCCGGCCGTCCGGGCAGGTTTCGCAGACGCAACTGCTCAGAGGGGACCGTCCCCTCTTCCGGGGGATAGCCGATCAAATCC
Coding sequences within:
- a CDS encoding helix-turn-helix domain-containing protein — protein: MSRGPADDLLGRGTRRLALQLELIRREAGRQLGGEPLPVLYMQAVPPFRQASAAPYPLPSPEEVHQILTTGIFDGRPATAWLNPAEDPGDGPLGDSLGPQGHISTVSRALAGWGTGESSDWSFDFSAAVRLPGHRGGASDALAETESKVRAHLALLRRAGEHLAAAPAEVHQRLFPDGSDEILAGDGGGPPEPLKLWLPAVVHLSLNLPDDHAFKQSPRWLYRLSNLDEYEKDGHHSRWGTEECFFDPLDAGKSARHDLADWWYLAFDDLIRMTADACSALQSLLFRIGNERRNEARPPARGPSWTPWFDTAQVKNILSLTDRTLRRWRKEGRLPRFEVEKAGSFNRYRFDPAELEEHPDFNRAAFDAAVQWCEERARRGAGKPPGGGER
- a CDS encoding helix-turn-helix domain-containing protein, which produces MRQLSHTQVMIWLVLFRDARNGVARASQKWIAERCGVTDRTVRRQLPLLEARGLVEVKSKGGLGRGPSAYIVRALPAD
- the ypfJ gene encoding KPN_02809 family neutral zinc metallopeptidase; protein product: MRWKGRRESTNVEDRRGMPGKGIALGGGGIGTLLIIGLYLLLGGNPQQLAQNAPQGGGAARPAGEDDETKNFVEVVLASTEDAWDGEFKQHADRPYQAPTLTLFSAGQQVRTGCGVAGAGIGPFYCPADRKVYLSPSFFEQLRDQLNAPGDFAAAYVIAHEVGHHVQNLLGYSERVNRSRGGPQENEMSVRLELQADFLAGVWAYHARQEEDFLEPGDVEEALNAASKIGDDALQKQATGTVNPESFTHGTSAQRVRWFRRGFETGDLSLIDEPFELPYERL
- a CDS encoding DnaB-like helicase C-terminal domain-containing protein produces the protein MSHYRSSESEFAPPPDARYTAGADAFAAWREELDSGSPPPQFELGQGFEGVNVGPGVVTLFGGGPGAGKTALVSQLMTDALRIDPNLRLLIANVEMPPSALLDRQLARISGVDLGTVRGRVFDEQHGERIEAVRPVLEDVVNRTAFLRPPFDLENIARSVDAEDAGVVVLDYLQRIRPPGTHGDSRGSVAATMDYLRRFADAGMAVVAVAAVARAKNDRGSSYDGLNLASFRESSEIEYGADDAFILAGKPGSPDRVLKHLKSRNGEPRDIPLRFEGAYQSFRAPGVGMHAPTAKTVELGDVDGLAERFEVAEPASDADEGGPCDVE
- a CDS encoding tyrosine-type recombinase/integrase, producing the protein MIDKPIRVTVFKRDGRTNYEAQWTDPLSGKTKMKSTGHRVKRDAERWAGRWEKELNDGAAGAGRATWADLVTRAERDFLPDKREKTRDSYRTAIGDVQRHLRPKLLTEITPEAIGRLKAGLRDGGVAPATVASKLRHVKALLRWAERQGMIDRAPAIEMPKVEAAAKGRPITDAEFAKVLAAVPDVVGESRAASWRHLLRGLWLSGLRMGEATALTWDDLDGPHVRLGGPFPAFLIPGRMQKGGKDTVTPIVPDFLAFLQGTPEADRRGFVFNPAPVQGTDRLSADWTSRTVAAIGTASGVKVKGDEPARAHDLRRSFCFRWSQRVLPQQLRVLARHTAVQTTLTYYAEADAGMTAEAVAAAVRGLGAG